Proteins co-encoded in one uncultured Draconibacterium sp. genomic window:
- a CDS encoding glycoside hydrolase family 2 TIM barrel-domain containing protein gives MIKRETTLFFIFTFYLSTFSQQVNFLPNDWQNPAVFEKGQNAPHAFHIPYASANDAIQNIPRKCRNYQLLNGQWKFKWVETPKQVPVEFWQPDFDVSEWDEIKVPSNWQMEGYGHPKFRNVAISFENDPPNIPDYYNPTGCYKRKFTIPESWEEKEVMLRFEGVKSASYIWVNGQRVGYNQGGFEPAEFNITPFIKKGENDLSVQVIRFSDGSYLENQDMWRLSGIFRDVKLCAQPKTFIHDYYVVTDFDENYKDATLTVEAYIHNQQLEAESGEITVDVYDVEGRSILKDGTIREIFEVDSMGNVKVELATLVVDPPQWSAEFPNLFILLVQLKNADGKVTEAFTQKIGFREVEYKDKILTVNGVPVKLNGVNSHMHHPVHGQAVPLETLKQDLLLMKQYNINCVRTCHYPPTPEYIDLADELGMYIFDEVGDEAHNNIHLSEKPEWTEMYRDRSRKLVYRDRNHPAVIVWSAGNESGSGQNINEVIKTGKAIDPSRPVWMYGGNTFNIAFEDLVGPRYWAPVDYKNLAQGKVLPANDKRASFMDEYLAATGNGLGGMDEYWEYIWKYPRLTGGAIWDWISPGIKTPRWILPDLSPQKNDGQIMGRPMFQQGVYGWGLEFSGHDDWVEFYRDPSLDITGNQLTIDFWVKPSEIPQPNVFVAKGAHGYGIQMADVETMEFYVFGNERISAKAKVGEDFYENWHHISGIYNGRQLRLYIDNKRVATTSFSGNISSTPFPLCIGREAETQDQGEHSGRLSKMVIDDVRVFNRAVNINNIEMEKAGLVLHLNFEEDEKDGDFYAVGLGGRTYGIVWPDRTVQPEINQIKRSGQPVKIEAIDIENGVLKVTNRHYFKNMNKLEGFWQIKVDGETSQRGFFDCDIPAGETGEVTINYRRPRIESTTECLLEVSFMLKEDLNWAPKGHEIAWEQFAVPTDYYFVDEEENNEKITATDNENYIRINGNDFSYSINKRTGSFVSLKYKGIEYLEAGPEFLVWRAPIANDIDPWGSNSFGRSNFTPGMGRSIDNQLRTLGMRDLISEVDDYELLQVSDDEVTLKMDVFANSSLDPSRRKDQWFSYSAFEQKQTWTFSADGSIQLEQEVIPHGPMPDMLQRVGLQFQLPKSFNQVQYYGRGPFENYPDRKTGAKIGLYHSTADSMYVPYIIPQEYGSRSDVRWLKVHNNDDHGLLIKGNELLNFSLHKFTTDNLSRAMYTYQLEEAPNTILNVDYEVSGVGGTAIRQLQKYRVRPDVKRYSLTIKPY, from the coding sequence ATGATAAAGCGAGAGACCACCTTGTTCTTTATTTTCACATTTTATCTCAGTACTTTTTCGCAGCAAGTTAATTTTCTTCCAAACGATTGGCAGAATCCGGCTGTTTTTGAAAAAGGACAAAATGCACCTCATGCATTTCATATTCCTTATGCATCGGCTAATGATGCAATTCAGAACATACCACGAAAATGCAGGAATTACCAATTGCTTAATGGCCAGTGGAAATTTAAATGGGTGGAAACGCCAAAACAGGTTCCTGTAGAGTTTTGGCAGCCCGATTTTGATGTAAGCGAATGGGATGAAATAAAAGTTCCTTCGAACTGGCAAATGGAAGGCTATGGGCATCCCAAATTCCGGAATGTGGCCATTTCTTTTGAGAACGATCCGCCCAATATTCCCGATTATTATAACCCGACCGGATGCTACAAAAGGAAATTTACTATTCCTGAAAGCTGGGAAGAAAAAGAGGTAATGTTACGTTTTGAAGGAGTAAAATCGGCATCGTATATTTGGGTAAACGGGCAGCGGGTTGGTTATAACCAGGGAGGTTTTGAACCAGCAGAGTTTAATATCACGCCGTTTATTAAAAAGGGAGAAAATGATTTGTCGGTTCAGGTAATTCGTTTTTCCGATGGGTCGTATCTCGAAAATCAGGATATGTGGCGGTTGTCGGGCATCTTTCGCGATGTCAAATTATGCGCCCAACCAAAAACATTTATTCACGATTATTATGTGGTGACCGATTTTGATGAAAATTATAAGGATGCAACACTGACGGTGGAAGCCTACATTCATAATCAGCAGCTGGAAGCAGAGTCAGGTGAAATAACAGTAGATGTTTATGATGTAGAAGGCCGTTCAATTCTAAAAGATGGAACGATTCGCGAAATTTTTGAAGTAGATTCAATGGGAAATGTTAAGGTAGAATTGGCTACTTTGGTTGTTGATCCGCCACAGTGGTCGGCTGAGTTTCCCAATCTTTTTATCCTACTTGTTCAGCTAAAAAATGCCGATGGAAAAGTAACCGAAGCATTCACTCAAAAAATCGGATTCCGCGAGGTGGAATACAAGGATAAGATTTTAACCGTAAACGGTGTTCCTGTAAAACTGAACGGCGTAAACAGCCACATGCATCATCCCGTACACGGGCAGGCGGTGCCCCTGGAAACTTTAAAGCAGGATTTGCTGCTGATGAAACAGTACAACATTAATTGTGTGCGAACCTGTCATTATCCGCCAACACCTGAATATATTGATTTGGCCGATGAATTGGGCATGTACATTTTTGATGAAGTAGGAGATGAGGCGCACAATAACATTCATTTGTCGGAAAAGCCGGAGTGGACAGAGATGTACCGAGATCGTTCGCGAAAATTGGTGTATCGCGACCGCAATCACCCGGCAGTGATTGTTTGGAGTGCCGGAAACGAATCGGGCAGCGGACAAAATATCAATGAGGTAATTAAAACCGGAAAGGCGATAGATCCTAGCCGCCCGGTGTGGATGTATGGCGGAAATACCTTTAACATTGCTTTTGAGGATCTGGTGGGGCCGCGCTACTGGGCACCGGTTGATTATAAAAACCTGGCACAGGGAAAAGTGTTGCCTGCCAACGATAAACGTGCCTCGTTTATGGACGAGTACCTGGCAGCAACTGGAAATGGCCTTGGAGGTATGGACGAATATTGGGAATATATTTGGAAATACCCTCGATTAACAGGTGGTGCTATTTGGGATTGGATCAGCCCGGGGATTAAAACACCGCGCTGGATTTTGCCAGATCTCTCGCCACAAAAAAACGATGGACAGATTATGGGACGTCCAATGTTTCAGCAGGGCGTTTATGGTTGGGGGCTCGAATTCTCTGGTCATGATGATTGGGTGGAGTTTTACCGCGATCCAAGTCTGGATATCACCGGGAATCAGCTAACTATTGATTTTTGGGTGAAGCCATCCGAAATTCCGCAGCCCAATGTTTTTGTCGCCAAAGGAGCACACGGTTATGGCATTCAAATGGCCGATGTTGAAACAATGGAATTTTATGTGTTTGGAAACGAACGTATTTCTGCCAAAGCAAAAGTGGGGGAAGATTTTTATGAAAACTGGCATCACATCTCGGGTATTTACAACGGAAGACAGTTGCGGCTTTATATCGATAATAAACGTGTTGCCACCACTTCATTTTCAGGAAATATAAGCTCTACACCATTTCCGCTTTGTATTGGTCGCGAGGCAGAGACTCAGGATCAGGGTGAGCATTCCGGTCGCTTGTCAAAAATGGTGATCGACGATGTTCGGGTGTTTAATCGTGCTGTAAATATCAATAATATTGAGATGGAAAAAGCAGGGCTGGTGTTGCACTTGAATTTTGAAGAAGATGAAAAAGACGGTGATTTTTATGCCGTAGGTTTGGGTGGAAGAACCTATGGAATTGTGTGGCCCGACAGGACGGTTCAGCCCGAAATCAATCAAATTAAACGATCGGGGCAACCGGTAAAAATTGAAGCTATCGATATTGAAAATGGTGTGCTGAAAGTGACCAATCGTCATTATTTCAAAAATATGAATAAGTTGGAAGGATTCTGGCAGATAAAAGTGGATGGAGAAACAAGTCAGCGCGGCTTTTTTGATTGCGATATCCCGGCAGGCGAAACAGGCGAAGTAACTATTAATTACCGCAGGCCGCGCATTGAATCGACCACGGAGTGTCTGCTGGAGGTTTCTTTTATGCTAAAAGAAGATTTAAACTGGGCACCAAAAGGCCACGAAATTGCCTGGGAACAGTTTGCCGTACCAACCGATTATTATTTTGTTGACGAAGAAGAAAACAACGAAAAGATTACTGCTACAGACAATGAAAATTATATACGGATAAATGGCAACGATTTTAGCTATTCCATTAATAAAAGAACAGGAAGTTTTGTGTCGTTAAAATACAAGGGAATTGAGTACCTTGAGGCTGGCCCCGAATTTCTGGTTTGGCGTGCACCAATTGCCAACGATATCGATCCGTGGGGAAGTAATTCTTTTGGTCGTAGCAATTTTACGCCGGGAATGGGAAGAAGTATCGACAACCAATTGCGTACGCTTGGAATGCGCGACTTAATTTCAGAAGTTGACGATTATGAGTTGCTTCAGGTGAGCGACGATGAGGTGACGCTGAAAATGGATGTATTTGCTAACTCAAGCCTTGATCCATCGAGGCGAAAAGACCAGTGGTTTTCTTATTCAGCATTCGAGCAAAAACAAACCTGGACATTTTCTGCTGACGGAAGTATTCAGTTGGAGCAGGAAGTGATTCCACACGGACCAATGCCCGATATGTTGCAGCGTGTGGGGCTTCAGTTTCAGTTACCAAAAAGTTTTAATCAGGTACAATATTATGGAAGAGGGCCATTTGAAAACTATCCCGACCGCAAAACAGGCGCTAAAATAGGGTTGTATCATTCAACAGCTGACTCCATGTATGTGCCTTATATTATTCCGCAGGAATACGGTAGCCGCAGCGATGTGCGCTGGCTAAAAGTGCATAACAATGATGATCATGGATTGCTGATTAAAGGAAATGAACTGTTGAATTTTAGCCTGCATAAATTCACTACCGATAACTTGTCGCGCGCCATGTATACGTATCAGTTGGAGGAAGCGCCAAACACTATTTTGAATGTTGATTACGAAGTTTCGGGAGTTGGTGGTACGGCCATACGCCAACTGCAAAAATACCGGGTGCGGCCCGATGTGAAAAGATATTCGTTAACGATTAAGCCGTATTAA
- the queG gene encoding tRNA epoxyqueuosine(34) reductase QueG, producing the protein MLQQLKHKIQSLGFLDHAILPISFLEEEEPRLKAWLENDMHGEMGYMNRNVDKRLNPSLLVENAKTIIVVLLNYFPESTQDDPTAPVLSKYAYGTDYHFVMKDKLKELLQFIQQEITPCSGRPFVDSAPVLERAWARKAGLGWVGKNSNLISPEHGSFFFIGELIIDIELPYDDPKLVRDHCGRCTKCIDACPTKAIVDERVVDARKCISYQTIEVRGEMDDNLKGQFENRVFGCDICQDVCPWNLKSEPHNEAGLKPHPKLLTLQKQDWENMERPLFNELFKNSAVKRTGYKGLLRNLQFLKDLNS; encoded by the coding sequence ATGCTGCAGCAACTAAAACATAAAATCCAATCGCTCGGATTTCTCGACCATGCCATTCTTCCAATTTCGTTCTTGGAAGAAGAAGAACCGCGCCTGAAAGCCTGGCTCGAAAACGATATGCATGGCGAAATGGGCTACATGAACCGTAATGTCGACAAGCGTTTAAATCCGTCGTTGTTGGTTGAGAATGCCAAAACCATTATTGTTGTGCTGCTGAACTATTTCCCTGAATCAACACAGGATGATCCAACAGCGCCTGTACTTTCAAAATACGCCTACGGTACCGACTATCATTTTGTAATGAAAGACAAACTGAAGGAGCTGCTTCAATTTATTCAGCAAGAAATAACACCTTGCTCAGGGCGGCCTTTTGTTGATTCAGCGCCGGTTTTAGAGCGAGCCTGGGCACGAAAAGCAGGTCTTGGGTGGGTAGGAAAAAACAGCAACCTCATCTCGCCGGAACATGGCAGTTTCTTTTTTATTGGCGAACTGATCATCGATATTGAGCTGCCGTACGACGACCCGAAACTAGTGCGCGACCACTGCGGGCGATGCACAAAATGTATTGATGCCTGCCCCACAAAAGCCATTGTTGACGAGCGGGTAGTTGATGCCCGCAAATGTATTTCGTACCAAACCATTGAAGTGCGGGGTGAAATGGATGACAACTTGAAAGGCCAGTTTGAAAACCGGGTATTTGGCTGCGATATCTGCCAGGATGTATGTCCGTGGAATTTAAAATCGGAACCACACAACGAAGCCGGGTTGAAACCTCACCCCAAACTTTTAACACTGCAAAAACAGGATTGGGAAAATATGGAACGCCCGCTGTTTAACGAGCTTTTTAAAAACTCGGCGGTAAAACGCACCGGTTACAAAGGATTGTTGCGGAATTTGCAGTTTTTGAAAGACCTCAACTCTTAA